One genomic segment of Streptomyces sp. RerS4 includes these proteins:
- a CDS encoding citrate synthase 2, which translates to MSDFVPGLEGVVAFETEIAEPDKEGGSLRYRGVDIEDLVGHVSFGNVWGLLVDGAFNPGLPAAEPFPIPVHSGDIRVDVQSALAMLAPVWGLKPLLDIDEATARDNLARAAVMALSYVAQSARGQGLPMVPQREIDKAESVVERFMIRWRGEPDPRHVKAVDAYWTSAAEHGMNASTFTARVIASTGADVAAALSGAVGAMSGPLHGGAPSRVLGMIEEIERTGDAVAYVKKALDQGERLMGFGHRVYRAEDPRARVLRRTAKELDAPRYEVAAALEKAALEELHARRPDRVLATNVEFWAAIMLDFAEVPAHMFTSMFSCARTAGWSAHILEQKRTGRLVRPSARYVGPGRRDPRDIEGYADLAETA; encoded by the coding sequence ATGTCCGATTTCGTACCCGGGCTCGAAGGGGTCGTCGCGTTCGAGACGGAGATCGCCGAGCCCGACAAGGAAGGCGGATCGCTCCGCTATCGGGGGGTGGACATCGAAGACCTGGTCGGCCACGTCTCCTTCGGGAACGTGTGGGGCCTGCTGGTCGACGGTGCGTTCAACCCCGGCCTGCCGGCCGCCGAACCCTTCCCGATCCCGGTGCACTCCGGGGACATCCGCGTCGACGTGCAGTCCGCGCTCGCCATGCTCGCCCCCGTCTGGGGCCTGAAACCGCTCCTCGACATCGACGAGGCCACCGCCCGCGACAACCTCGCGCGGGCCGCCGTCATGGCCCTGTCCTACGTCGCCCAGTCCGCCCGCGGCCAGGGCCTGCCGATGGTGCCGCAGCGCGAGATCGACAAGGCCGAGTCCGTGGTCGAGCGGTTCATGATCCGCTGGCGGGGCGAGCCGGACCCCCGGCACGTCAAGGCCGTCGACGCCTACTGGACCTCCGCCGCCGAGCACGGCATGAACGCCTCCACCTTCACCGCCCGCGTCATCGCCTCCACCGGCGCCGACGTGGCCGCCGCCCTGTCGGGCGCGGTGGGCGCCATGTCCGGCCCGCTGCACGGCGGCGCCCCCTCGCGCGTCCTCGGCATGATCGAGGAGATCGAGCGGACCGGCGACGCCGTCGCGTACGTGAAGAAGGCCCTGGACCAGGGCGAGCGGCTCATGGGCTTCGGCCACCGCGTCTACCGGGCCGAGGACCCGCGCGCCCGCGTCCTGCGCCGCACCGCCAAGGAGCTCGACGCCCCGCGCTACGAGGTGGCCGCCGCTCTGGAGAAGGCCGCGCTGGAGGAGCTGCACGCCCGGCGCCCCGACCGGGTGCTCGCCACGAACGTGGAGTTCTGGGCCGCGATCATGCTGGATTTCGCGGAGGTCCCGGCGCACATGTTCACCTCCATGTTCAGCTGCGCCCGCACCGCCGGTTGGTCCGCGCACATCCTGGAGCAGAAGCGCACCGGCCGCCTGGTGCGCCCGTCGGCGCGCTACGTCGGCCCCGGCCGGCGTGACCCGCGCGACATCGAGGGTTACGCGGACCTGGCCGAGACGGCCTGA
- the pdxH gene encoding pyridoxamine 5'-phosphate oxidase has product MRRQYRSEIVREESLADDPMTQFARWFQQAAAAHVFEANAMIVSTADASGRPSSRTVLLKQFDDRGFVFYTNYGSRKVREIDENPYVSLLFPWHPIARQVVVTGTAARIGRDETVAYFRSRPHGSQLGAWASEQSTVIGSRDELDRRYAELAARYPEGEQVPAPPEWGGVRVVPDAVEFWQGHENRLHDRLRYVQDGEKWRVERLCP; this is encoded by the coding sequence ATGCGCAGGCAGTACCGCTCCGAGATCGTCCGTGAGGAGAGCCTCGCCGACGACCCGATGACGCAGTTCGCCCGCTGGTTCCAGCAGGCCGCCGCCGCGCACGTCTTCGAAGCCAACGCGATGATCGTCTCGACCGCCGACGCCTCCGGCCGCCCCAGCTCGCGCACGGTGCTGCTGAAGCAGTTCGACGACCGGGGCTTCGTCTTCTACACGAACTACGGCTCCCGCAAGGTCCGGGAGATCGACGAGAACCCGTACGTCTCGCTGCTGTTCCCCTGGCACCCCATCGCCCGCCAGGTCGTCGTCACGGGCACCGCCGCCCGGATCGGCCGCGACGAGACCGTCGCCTACTTCCGCTCCCGACCGCACGGCTCGCAGCTGGGCGCGTGGGCCAGCGAGCAGTCCACGGTGATCGGCTCGCGCGACGAGCTCGACCGCCGCTACGCCGAGCTCGCGGCCCGCTACCCGGAGGGCGAGCAGGTGCCGGCGCCGCCGGAGTGGGGCGGGGTGCGGGTGGTGCCCGACGCGGTGGAGTTCTGGCAGGGTCACGAGAACCGCCTGCACGACCGGCTGCGCTACGTCCAGGACGGGGAGAAGTGGCGCGTGGAGCGCCTGTGCCCCTAG
- a CDS encoding SIS domain-containing protein: MSESKLAGQFFDAAIGLLERVRDEEGARIAEAGTVIAEAVASGNRLFAFGAGHSSLPAQDVVYRAGGLALMNFLAVPGTAGIDVMPATLGSALERVDGLAGAVLDSSPASDGDVLVIISLSGRNALPVEMAMNARAIGLKVIGVTSVAYATETRSRHVSGTYLKDHCDIVLDSKIAVGDAELTADGIDAPFAPASTVVTSAIMQAVMAAAAGELAARGMEPPLLRSGNVDGGHEWNGRVMQEYGDRIFFRH, encoded by the coding sequence ATGAGCGAGAGCAAGCTGGCCGGGCAGTTCTTCGACGCCGCCATCGGCCTGCTGGAGCGGGTCCGCGACGAGGAGGGCGCGCGGATCGCCGAGGCCGGGACGGTCATCGCGGAGGCCGTCGCCTCGGGGAACCGGCTCTTCGCGTTCGGCGCCGGGCACTCCTCGCTGCCCGCCCAGGACGTGGTCTACCGGGCCGGTGGACTCGCGCTGATGAACTTCCTCGCCGTCCCGGGCACCGCCGGCATCGACGTCATGCCGGCGACGTTGGGCAGCGCCCTTGAGCGGGTCGACGGTCTGGCCGGAGCGGTCCTCGACAGCAGTCCCGCGTCCGACGGGGACGTCCTGGTGATCATCTCCCTCTCGGGGCGCAACGCGCTTCCGGTGGAGATGGCCATGAACGCCCGTGCCATCGGTCTCAAGGTGATCGGTGTGACGTCGGTGGCGTACGCGACGGAAACGCGCTCGCGGCACGTGTCGGGCACCTATCTGAAGGACCACTGCGACATCGTCCTCGACAGCAAGATCGCGGTCGGGGACGCCGAGCTGACGGCGGACGGCATCGACGCCCCGTTCGCCCCCGCCTCCACCGTGGTCACCAGCGCGATCATGCAGGCGGTCATGGCGGCGGCCGCCGGCGAACTCGCCGCGCGCGGCATGGAGCCGCCGCTGCTGCGCTCGGGCAACGTCGACGGCGGCCACGAGTGGAACGGCCGCGTGATGCAGGAGTACGGCGACCGGATCTTCTTCCGGCACTGA
- a CDS encoding metal-dependent transcriptional regulator, translated as MSGLIDTTEMYLRTILELEEEGVVPMRARIAERLDQSGPTVSQTVARMERDGLVAVASDRHLELTDEGRKLATRVMRKHRLAECLLVDVIGLEWEQVHAEACRWEHVMSEAVERRVLELLRHPTESPYGNPIPGLEELGEKAESDPFLEDGMVSLSELDPGTEGKTVIVRRIGEPIQTDAQLMYTLRRAGVQPGSVVSVTESPGGVLVGSGGEAAELDADIASHVFVAKR; from the coding sequence ATGTCCGGACTGATCGACACCACGGAGATGTACCTCCGCACCATTCTGGAGCTGGAAGAGGAAGGTGTGGTCCCCATGCGCGCCCGGATCGCCGAGCGGCTCGACCAGAGCGGCCCGACGGTCAGCCAGACCGTCGCGCGCATGGAGCGCGACGGCCTGGTGGCGGTCGCCAGTGACCGACACCTGGAGCTGACCGACGAGGGCCGCAAGCTGGCCACGCGCGTCATGCGCAAGCACCGACTCGCGGAGTGCCTGCTCGTCGACGTGATCGGCCTGGAGTGGGAGCAGGTGCACGCCGAGGCCTGCCGCTGGGAGCACGTGATGAGCGAGGCGGTGGAGCGGCGTGTGCTGGAGCTGCTGCGCCACCCGACCGAGTCGCCCTACGGGAACCCGATCCCGGGCCTGGAGGAGCTGGGTGAGAAGGCCGAGTCCGACCCGTTCCTGGAGGACGGCATGGTCAGCCTGTCCGAGCTGGACCCGGGCACCGAGGGCAAGACGGTGATCGTCCGGCGGATCGGGGAGCCGATCCAGACCGACGCCCAGCTGATGTACACGCTGCGCCGGGCGGGCGTACAGCCCGGTTCGGTGGTCAGCGTGACGGAGTCCCCGGGCGGGGTGCTCGTCGGCAGCGGTGGTGAGGCGGCGGAGCTGGACGCGGACATCGCCTCGCACGTGTTCGTCGCCAAGCGCTGA
- a CDS encoding alpha/beta hydrolase, with the protein MVRRIDVTGADGLRLAAWEFREPSEEPRIPGVLLLHGLMGRALHWAGTAHWLGEHRRVFALDQRGHGHSDRPEPGPEAATPLGREAFVADAEAAVEQLGLAPVVLVGHSMGALTAWQLAARRPDLVQALVICDMRASALGAASQAEWEEWFLRWPLPFPTQDAARRWFGEDDPRVERPDPGRGAFFAEVMHQAQDGWRPLFSRRQMLTVRETWVHDAHWEELAQVRCPTLVVRGLDGELGRAEAQEMVRVLPAGQYAEIPDAGHYLHYDQPTAWRAVLEPFLEAVTVGAH; encoded by the coding sequence GTGGTACGACGCATCGATGTGACGGGGGCCGACGGCCTCCGCTTGGCCGCCTGGGAGTTCCGCGAACCGTCCGAGGAGCCCCGGATCCCCGGCGTTCTGTTACTCCACGGCCTGATGGGCCGCGCCCTCCACTGGGCCGGTACCGCGCACTGGCTCGGCGAGCACCGCAGGGTCTTCGCGCTCGACCAGCGCGGGCACGGCCACAGCGACCGCCCCGAGCCCGGCCCGGAGGCGGCGACCCCGCTCGGCCGCGAGGCCTTCGTGGCCGACGCGGAGGCCGCCGTCGAGCAGCTCGGCCTCGCCCCCGTGGTCCTCGTCGGCCACTCCATGGGCGCCCTCACCGCCTGGCAGCTCGCCGCCCGCCGCCCCGACCTCGTCCAGGCCCTGGTGATCTGTGACATGAGGGCCTCGGCCCTGGGCGCGGCCTCCCAAGCGGAATGGGAGGAATGGTTCCTCCGCTGGCCCCTGCCCTTCCCCACCCAGGACGCCGCCCGCCGCTGGTTCGGCGAGGACGATCCCCGGGTGGAGCGCCCCGATCCGGGTCGCGGCGCCTTCTTCGCCGAGGTCATGCACCAGGCGCAGGACGGCTGGCGTCCGCTGTTCTCCCGCCGCCAGATGCTGACCGTCCGCGAGACCTGGGTCCACGACGCCCACTGGGAGGAGCTGGCCCAGGTCCGCTGCCCCACCCTCGTGGTCCGGGGGCTGGACGGCGAGTTGGGCCGCGCGGAGGCCCAGGAGATGGTCCGCGTCCTGCCGGCCGGCCAGTACGCCGAGATCCCCGACGCCGGCCACTACCTCCACTACGACCAGCCGACCGCCTGGCGCGCGGTCCTCGAACCGTTCCTGGAGGCCGTCACGGTCGGCGCCCACTGA